The following are encoded together in the Euwallacea fornicatus isolate EFF26 chromosome 11, ASM4011564v1, whole genome shotgun sequence genome:
- the IFT46 gene encoding intraflagellar transport protein 46 homolog gives MRRSFSIVHDDDDLLNDNEPDQIEKFDLKTGFSDSDDPGPDDDIITKPSPKKRSPKMLLDRPEVALRGKSSAGPSNRAVCNIPSKTPNSSDSEFSDTDRKPKEVPGEYDPAQFNDLAVDPEIAEVFEYITRYTPAKMSSDYKFKPFIPEFLPAVGDIDAFLKVEPPETTLSGEIFDENILQLGLLVLDEPASNQSDPALLHLQLRAAHDEPMGGKEQNHIVVKKIDNLEKNSKVIEKWIKDVSHLHKSKSSPVVRYSQPMPDIDDLMQQWPEDLEQIFKEKGFPKPEPNQLVSDYVEVVCNYLQIPTSKNKIQSLHLLFCLYTATKQTQFYQVQSALNETTAKGGVENAKGGADQLVLD, from the exons ATGCGGCGTTCATTTTCGATAGTTCAC GACGACGATGATCTCCTCAACGACAACGAGCCAGATCAAATCGAGAAGTTTGACCTCAAGACGGGATTCTCGGACTCCGATGACCCAGGACCCGACGATGACATTATCACTAAACCCAGCCCCAAAAAACGTTCGCCAAAA ATGCTGCTTGACCGACCGGAAGTGGCTCTAAGGGGAAAATCTAGCGCGGGGCCTTCAAATCGAGCAGTTTGCAACATCCCCAGCAAAACTCCCAATTCCAGTGATAGTGAATTTAGCGACACAGATAGAAAACCCAAGGAGGTTCCGGGGGAATATGACCCCGCGCAATTTAACGATTTAGCCGTAGACCCTGAGATTGCTGAAGTTTTTGAGTATATTACCAG ATACACCCCCGCAAAAATGTCTTCAGACTACAAATTTAAACCGTTCATCCCAGAATTTTTGCCTGCAGTCGGCGACATTGACGCATTTCTTAAAGTGGAACCACCAGAAACAACACTTTCGGGCGAGATTTTCGACGAGAATATCTTGCAGTTAGGGTTACTAGTTCTAGACGAGCCCGCTTCTAATCAAAGCGATCCAGCTTTGTTACATTTGCAACTTAGGGCTGCCCACGATGAACCCATGGGAGGAAAGGAACAAAACCACATT GttgtcaagaaaattgataatttggagaaaaactccaaagtaattgaaaaatggatcAAAGACGTGTCGCACTTGCACAAAAGCAAATCATCTCCAGTAGTCAGATATTCACA GCCTATGCCAGATATCGATGACTTAATGCAGCAATGGCCGGAAGATCTCGAGCAAATATTCAAAGAGAAAGGCTTTCCCAAACCTGAGCCCAATCAATTAGTGTCTGATTACGTGGAAGTCGTTTGCAACTATCTTCAAATTCCGACCTCCAAAAATAAGATCCAATCTTTGCATTTGTTGTTCTGCCTGTATACTGCCACAAAGCAGACTCAGTTTTATCAAGTGCAGTCCGCGCTCAATGAAACCACCGCCAAAGGTGGGGTAGAAAATGCAAAGGGCGGTGCTGACCAGTTGGTACTTGATTAA
- the PGAP5 gene encoding metallophosphoesterase 1, whose amino-acid sequence MKPPIYFLTRTFLALAFLVFYCEFLIFYITQITCSWPTLDPSKQDLNITSSEPPVKVMVLADTHLLGSLHGHWFDKLRREWQMYRAFQTAITIHKPEQVFVLGDLLDEGLYSSKKEFDYYIARFNSLFSVPERTNMYVVVGNHDIGFHYHINPYLKARFEKGFNAPSVQLVSVRGNHFVLVNSMALEGDGCFLCKPAEEELAKIQKTLACTQDFKRGCNLKLDKYSRPILMQHYPLYRTSDKDCKDFDAAPMPQREKELFRETWECLSKAATHQILHQIKPRLALSGHTHHGCTRPLPIGDGIEITIPSFSWRNKENPNYALGVFTPNNYAISKCQMPKESNVINMYMWGIGGLFFYLLLCKRLHG is encoded by the exons ATGAAACCGcccatttattttctaacAAGAACCTTTTTGGCCCTGGCATTCCTGgttttttattgtgaatttttaatattctacATAACACAGATAACT tgcTCATGGCCAACTTTAGACCCTTCAAAGCAAGACCTCAACATAACATCAAGCGAACCGCCAGTAAAAGTAATGGTCCTGGCTGACACCCACCTTCTTGGCTCCCTCCATGGGCACTGGTTTGACAAACTAAGGCGTGAGTGGCAAatgtacagggcgttccaGACTGCAATTACCATCCACAAGCCTGAACAGGTATTTGTGTTGGGAGACCTCCTTGATGAAGGTTTATACAGCTCTAAGAAGGAGTTTGACTATTATATTGCTAGATTCAATAGCTTGTTTAGCGTCCCTGAGAGGACAAACATGTATGTTGTGGTTGGGAATCATGATATTGGATTTCATTACCA TATCAATCCCTATCTAAAAGCGAGATTTGAGAAAGGATTTAATGCCCCTTCTGTACAACTAGTCAGTGTGAGAGGAAATCATTTTGTACTTGTAAATAGTATGGCGTTGGAGGGAGATGGATGTTTCTTGTGTAAACCTGCAGAAGAGGAATTGGCCAAAATTCAGA AAACATTAGCTTGCACTCAGGATTTCAAAAGAGgctgcaatttaaaattagataAATATAGTAGGCCCATTCTGATGCAG CATTATCCCTTATATCGAACCTCCGATAAAGACTGCAAGGACTTTGATGCTGCCCCTATGCCTCAGAGAGAGAAGGAACTGTTTAGGGAAACCTGGGAATGCCTAAGCAAGGCAGCAACACATCAAATTCTCCATCAG ATTAAGCCTCGTTTGGCCCTTTCTGGACACACACATCATGGCTGTACCAGACCACTCCCTATTGGAGATGGAATCGAAATTACAATCCCCAGCTTCAGTTGGCGCAACAAGGAAAACCCGAATTATGCCTTG GGGGTGTTTACTCCAAATAACTACGCCATCAGCAAATGTCAAATGCCAAAGGAGTCGAACGTGATTAATATGTATATGTGGGGAATTGgaggtttgtttttttatctgtTGCTGTGCAAGAGGTTGCATGGATGA
- the LOC136341923 gene encoding cytochrome b5-like: MAKVIRNIFMNSSSSSSSVATSQPAVQSAKRVIDLQEVSWHDTIRDCWIVVYDRVYDITGFLEEHPGGDEILMEYAGRDASIAFRDTGHSGQAVRLLEKYFIGELPVKERIFRISGGLTFSDMPI, from the exons ATGGCAAAAGTAATAAGAAATATCTTCATGAATAGCAGCTCTAGCAGTAGTTCAGTGGCAACTTCTCAACCAGCGGTTCAAAGTGCGAAACGTGTGATCGATTTGCAAGAAGTGTCCTGGCACGACACGATCAGAGACTGTTGGATAGTGGTTTATGATAGAGTTTATGACATTACTGGATTTCTCGAAGAG CATCCAGGTGGAGATGAAATTCTTATGGAATATGCGGGACGCGATGCCAGTATAGCGTTTAGAGACACAGGGCACTCTGGGCAAGCTGTTCGActgttggaaaaatatttcataggAGAACTTCCAGTGAAGGAAAGGATATTTCGCATTTCCGGAGGGCTTACATTTTCAGACATGCCCATTTAA